The following coding sequences are from one Nicotiana tomentosiformis chromosome 3, ASM39032v3, whole genome shotgun sequence window:
- the LOC138908581 gene encoding uncharacterized protein, which translates to MRILESHGVDFATFQLEVRARRWWQSYLLGRPADSPPMTWDMFTCIFLDRYIPPFQREELRFQFEQLQQGQMLVTDYEVRFSELSCHALMILPTDAERVRRFVAGLHTGIQATMAREVELGTSYELVVEIARRIEGVRQRSREQVRRDKWFKYSGEFRGSPSGGRGQFVRG; encoded by the coding sequence atgaggatattggaatctcatggggtagacttcgCTACTTTTCAGTTGGAGgttagagcccgtagatggtggcagtcttatcttcttggtagaccagcagattctcctcccatgacttgggacatgtTCACCTGTATTTTCCTGGATAGGTACATTCCACCCttccagagggaagagttgcggtttcagtttgagcagctccaacaaGGTCAGATGTTGGTaaccgattatgaggtgaggttctctgagttatcttgccatgcacttatgatactccctactgatgcagagagagtgcggaggtttgttgcgggtttacatactggcattcaggccactatggctcgagaggttgagttAGGGACTTCTTATGAactggttgtggagatagcccgaaggattgagggtgtacgtcagcgtagccgagagcaggttaggAGAGATAAGTGGTTTAAATATTCTGGGGAGTTCAGAGGTtctccgtctgggggtagaggtcagttcgtgagagggtag
- the LOC138908582 gene encoding uncharacterized protein yields MRRFCPRHQGRPVQPPMITAPVAPPGVRPPRGGGKVGRGRPRGGGQPGGGQLVGSPARFYVFPAKPDAEASNAVITGSTYSYVSSLFSHFLGVPRESLGILIYMSTLVGNVVIVDRIYRSCNVTFYGYETRADSLLLDMTNFEIILGMDWLSLYHVVLDCHAKIVTLEMPELPRFEWKGSSVSASNQVISFLKA; encoded by the exons atgcggagattctgccccaggcatcagggtagaccagtgcagccgcctatgattaccgcaccagttgctccaccaggcGTCCGGCCACCTAGAGGTGGAgggaaggtgggtaggggtcgtcctagaggtggaggccagccaggtggaggccaACTAGTTGGctctccagctcggttctatgtttTTCCGGCcaaaccagatgcagaggcctcaaatgccgtgatcacag ggtctacatattcttatgtgtcatctctattttctcatttcctcggtgttcctcgtgagtccttgggtattcTTATTTATATGTCCACTCTTGTGGGAAATGTTGTTATTGTGGACCGAATCTATCGGTCTTGCAATgttacattctatggttatgaaactagagcagattctttgctgcttgatatgaccaactttgagatcatcctgggtATGGACTGGCTATCCCTATATCATGTCGtcctagattgtcatgctaagattgTTACTTTGGAAATGCCGGAATTACCTAGGtttgagtggaagggttcatctgtcagcgcatctaatcaggttatttcttttctaaaagcttga